The window ATGGCAATCTGGTGGAATTCGTCGCCAACGTGCTGATGCAGCCAACCGCGTTCTCTCCGCTCAGGTAGCCGCTCAACCGCCGACGGACAAGACGGAATATCGGAGGCGACAATGCTCTTCATCGACAACGCGATGGTCCAGAGCGTGCTGACCATGGACGAGTGCATCGAGGTCCAGGAGCGCGCCTTCCTCGGGCTCCGAACCGGCGCCTCCATCCATCGCCCGCGGGTCGACATGTACGTTCCTTGCGAGCGGGACGACGGATACTGGCGCTGGGGAACCATGGAGGGCGCGAGCAGCGACCTGGGCGTCTTTGCCATTCGCATGAAGTCCGACGTCATCACATGGCCGCGACACCCGGACGGGACGTGGACCGAAGAGAAGTACTGCGTTGAGCCAGGGACCTATTGCGGGCTGATATTCCTCCTCAGCACG is drawn from Chloroflexota bacterium and contains these coding sequences:
- a CDS encoding ornithine cyclodeaminase family protein; translated protein: MLFIDNAMVQSVLTMDECIEVQERAFLGLRTGASIHRPRVDMYVPCERDDGYWRWGTMEGASSDLGVFAIRMKSDVITWPRHPDGTWTEEKYCVEPGTYCGLIFLLSTRNGEPLAMINDGHLQHMRVGGGAGLGVKYLSRPDAHVVGMIGSGGMARTYLRAFTCVREIHR